A single genomic interval of Drosophila virilis strain 15010-1051.87 chromosome 2, Dvir_AGI_RSII-ME, whole genome shotgun sequence harbors:
- the LOC6630156 gene encoding uncharacterized protein, which yields MTQVNFLFDIIVTQLRLNKYEFDEPQNLMVRAKFNKIGLAITSSRINVTEFRAGRDIEFKIEPQMLRNNLKKIGMLVTVQYGSISLGTGTLMFPQSFIDKIDYGMSDLVHADTCSIQSRNTEVGFVELLCRLIIKCEDETLGLEACQKRCEHLDEEINQADIMFLVDKPELDAIPCEPCSDELKQEEDDAQLRWDLSRYRSFNQRVTQSPEDTSAMQACSQLKNLTAKCGEIIDSVIKRIAQLSSPKLTEHTHNTNQTPIIYNSTRTPCTIPVPAVDMEQVDIKPIRFCPICLCSMSWLPKYACCPRCWAKPMPELKSESKEVLTADLIINRYAEEPHQAANSLSDKENIESTKHTSRCTCKLGKMCAHCRVRNLCSDIFKSSRFHIPEIKPKANEDFCVLFKCNGSPPTCRTHLQIVLSELKLLYQKKDVENNKHCMQSQLGGELDTNSLL from the exons ATGACTCAagtaaattttctttttgacaTTATTGTAACTCAACTTCGGCTAAATAAGTATGAATTTGATGAGCCACAGAATCTCATGGTGCGAGCTAAGTTCAACAAAATAGGACTTGCAATCACATCAAGCCGTATAAATGTGACCGAGTTCCGAGCTGGACGCGACATCGAATTCAAAATCGAACCACAGATGCTACGCAACAATCTCAAAAAAATTGGCATGCTCGTCACGGTGCAATACGGTAGCATTAGCTTGGGCACCGGAACGCTTATGTTTCCCCAAAGCTTCATTGATAAAATTGACTATGGCATGAGCGACTTGGTGCACGCCGATACATGTTCCATTCAAAGCCGCAACACAGAAGTGGGCTTCGTGGAACTGCTGTGCCGCCTAATCATCAAGTGCGAAGACGAAACGCTGGGTTTAGA AGCATGTCAAAAGAGGTGCGAACACCTGGACGAGGAGATTAATCAGGCTGACATTATGTTCTTAGTAGACAAGCCAGAACTCGACGCAATACCTTGCGAACCGTGTTCAGATGAGCTgaaacaagaagaagacgaTGCGCAACTCAGATGGGATCTTAGTCGGTATCGCAGCTTTAACCAGCGCGTCACCCAGTCACCTGAGGATACAAGTGCCATGCAGGCGTGCAGTCAGTTAAAGAATCTGACGGCGAAATGCGGAGAAATAATCGACTCGGTTATCAAGAGGATTGCCCAATTGTCTTCACCAAAGCTAACTGAGCATACTCACAATACAAACCAGACACCAATTATCTATAATTCTACGAGAACGCCATGCACAATACCTGTTCCTGCGGTAGACATGGAACAAGTGGACATTAAGCCCATTCGCTTCTGTCCAATTTGCTTGTGCTCTATGTCCTGGCTCCCTAAATATGCCTGTTGTCCTAGATGCTGGGCCAAGCCCATGCCAGAACTTAAAAGTGAATCTAAGGAAGTTCTCACGGCCGATCTAATCATAAATCGTTATGCTGAAGAGCCTCATCAAGCTGCCAATAGTCTTTCGGATAAGGAAAATATTGAGAGCACCAAGCATACAAGTCGCTGTACCTGCAAGTTGGGAAAAATGTGCGCTCATTGTCGAGTCCGCAATTTATGTTCAGACATCTTCAAATCATCGAGGTTTCATATTCCAGAAATCAAGCCCAAAGCTAATGAGGACTTTTGCGTTTTATTCAAGTGTAATGGATCACCTCCTACCTGCCGTACACATCTACAAATTGTGTTATCCGAGCTGAAACTTCTTTACCAAAAGAAGGatgttgaaaataataaacactGCATGCAGTCACAACTTGGCGGAGAACTGGACACCAATTCattgttataa